One region of Ascaphus truei isolate aAscTru1 chromosome 13, aAscTru1.hap1, whole genome shotgun sequence genomic DNA includes:
- the LOC142465156 gene encoding zinc finger MYM-type protein 1-like, whose translation MEAELPSSTCPETKRPSDEDLIDATEAKRSCPVNADIVKKEIKDDEEPGSCDETWLKGFSLYHEEISQTSNQSNAADISLNAFADAVLDSSAEFECPVDGTVFDVEKPFQPSAENVPPQCFGNRKLRFQSAWYSDFPWLHYSPQLQAVLCFTCGKAESMGLLGSSRRRDSAFTAVGFSNWKKAREKFGSHQKSKSHEFATWKLIHVLQNQKREAALEQQRKVRQAIPSACLNKLIHAMRFLIHRGHTFQGHESIEEGLFELLKLLGQDNELFRHWLMTNQNFTSAEIQYEIIGLMSHEIISLITKDVNQGSMYYSVIIDSIQNSDTQQLSLCLRYLDSDMQSQEDFIGFLEPMEETGTSAANLILDLLARHSLPIDLLRGIAFEGTAGSSLCYMESCALLKQKQPLAMFVHCGAPCGSFLARDSSHASPILQQALYSVNDLCKLFSNTTKYRFLLSEMTPGLTSQTRYLCPSKWCVHLPVINTVIQHYGLIIEGLEEMEADTDGVGVRAHFLLEEFVVGNTFVSLLLIRSIMEPLNILNINLEDQNRLMDSTLKKVRMVKEILVRVRQEATVVDFLRQAEEVVTKHDLVPIATPPPRRCRRPAFDSADQQVAETKEDFFKNEYFKMLDAAISQLENRFLQQGFIEYCHLEDVLLCAGKGGESDSVIEEKLATLSKYPEFNVRMLKVQLEMFAHKNTYSSLPEAVSLYKSVSPEVKEFFSELGKFLKFLLIIPVSTSENEQACSPFRRLRTMLKFTTTETRSSDVAVCYVDETRLDSLCLETIAQNFVHGF comes from the exons ATGGAGGCCGAGCTGCCG AGCTCCACTTGTCCAGAAACAAAGCGTCCAAGTGACGAAGACTTGATTGATGCTACGGAGGCAAAGAGAAGCTGTCCCGTTAATGCGGATATCGTTAAGAAAGAGATAAAAGATGACGAGGAGCCAGGCAGCTGCGATGAAACCTGGCTGAAGGGATTCAGTTTATACCACGAGGAGATAAGTCAGACAAGCAACCAATCTAACGCTGCTGATATCAGCCTGAACGCCTTTGCAGATGCCGTGTTGGACTCCAGTGCCGAATTTGAGTGCCCTGTAGATGGGACGGTTTTCGATGTGGAGAAGCCGTTTCAGCCGTCGGCAGAGAATGTTCCTCCACAGTGCTTTGGGAACAGGAAACTGAGGTTCCAGAGCGCTTGGTACTCGGATTTCCCGTGGCTTCACTACAGCCCTCAGTTACAAGCTGTGCTGTGCTTCACCTGTGGGAAGGCTGAGAGTATGGGTCTTCTGGGCTCGTCCAGGAGACGAGATTCTGCTTTTACAGCCGTGGGGTTCTCCAACTGGAAGAAGGCTCGGGAGAAGTTTGGGTCTCACCAGAAGTCGAAAAGCCACGAGTTTGCCACCTGGAAATTAATCCATGTCTTGCAGAACCAGAAAAGGGAAGCTGCTCTGGAGCAGCAAAGGAAGGTCAGGCAGGCTATTCCCAGCGCATGCCTGAACAAGCTGATCCACGCCATGCGCTTTCTGATCCATCGAGGTCACACGTTTCAAGGCCACGAGTCAATCGAGGAGGGTTTGTTTGAACTTCTGAAATTGTTGGGCCAGGACAATGAACTGTTCAGGCATTGGCTAATGACCAATCAGAACTTCACCAGTGCGGAAATTCAGTATGAAATTATCGGTTTAATGAGCCACGAGATTATAAGTTTAATTACAAAGGATGTGAACCAGGGCTCGATGTATTACTCTGTGATTATTGACAGCATCCAGAACTCAGACACACAGCAGCTGAGCCTCTGCCTGCGCTATCTGGATTCAGACATGCAGTCCCAAGAAGATTTTATTGGGTTTCTTGAACCCATGGAGGAAACAGGCACATCTGCGGCAAACCTTATTCTGGACCTTCTTGCTCGACATTCTTTACCCATTGATCTCCTGAGGGGAATCGCCTTTGAGGGGACAGCCGGCTCATCGCTGTGTTACATGGAATCCTGTGCCTTGCTGAAGCAGAAACAGCCACTGGCCATGTTTGTACATTGTGGAGCACCATGTGGCAGTTTCTTGGCAAGGGATAGCAGTCACGCCAGCCCAATTTTGCAGCAAGCCTTATATTCTGTCAATGACCTGTGCAAGTTATTTAGTAATACCACCAAGTACAGATTTTTGCTCTCTGAAATGACTCCTGGCCTCACTAGTCAGACTCGGTACTTGTGCCCTTCCAAATGGTGTGTTCACTTGCCTGTGATCAACACAGTCATCCAGCATTATGGGCTTATCATAGAGGGTTTAGAAGAAATGGAAGCTGATACCGATGGGGTTGGAGTAAGAGCACATTTTCTATTGGAAGAGTTTGTTGTAGGAAATACTTTTGTCAGTTTGCTTCTTATAAGATCCATAATGGAGCCTCTGAACATCCTAAATATAAACCTGGAGGACCAGAACAGACTTATGGATAGTACCCTGAAGAAAGTGAGGATGGTGAAAGAAATATTAGTGAGGGTGCGGCAAGAGGCAACGGTTGTGGATTTCTTAAGACAAGCAGAAGAAGTTGTGACTAAACATGACTTGGTACCAATAGCCACTCCACCACCAAGAAGATGTCGCCGTCCGGCTTTTGACAGTGCGGATCAACAGGTTGCTGAGACTAAGGAGGATTTCTTCAAAAATGAATACTTCAAGATGCTTGATGCCGCCATTTCTCAGCTGGAGAACCGGTTCCTTCAGCAAGGATTTATTGAGTACTGTCATCTTGAAGATGTGCTTCTTTGTGCAGGAAAAGGGGGAGAATCGGACAGTGTTATTGAGGAAAAGCTGGCCACCCTCTCCAAATATCCAGAGTTCAACGTGCGAATGCTCAAAGTCCAACTGGAAATGTTTGCACACAAGAACACATACAGCTCGTTGCCAGAAGCTGTTAGTCTTTACAAGTCTGTTAGCCCCGAAGTCAAGGAGTTTTTTAGCGAGCTGGGTAAATTTCTGAAGTTTCTCCTCATTATCCCAGTGAGCACCAGTGAGAATGAGCAGGCCTGCAGCCCGTTCCGGCGACTGAGGACTATGCTCAAGTTCACCACCACAGAGACACGCTCAAGTGACGTGGCTGTCTGCTATGTGGATGAAACACGCTTAGACAGCCTGTGCTTGGAAACTATAGCCCAAAACTTTGTTCATGGCTTTTAA